Proteins from one Ignavibacteriales bacterium genomic window:
- a CDS encoding aminotransferase class IV: protein MLVFYNGKILDLENVTVSPFDRAFQFGDGVYEVIRYYPKFFFEYKTHLDRLKSSLKKIEISFSAFENVEKILYELIQKNNLDDQLSIAYIQISRGIQFPRRHYFNDNMEPTVFMYVEKFPARHEEMQNGVRVGLEEDIRWMHCDIKTISLLPNILTKQRAVKNGLTEIIWHRNGFITEGTQTNVCFIKNSELITPPLSNLILPGITRGIVLRLCKKLGIRYTERDIKLSELNHFDEILLLSTTAEVTPVIEIDGNIINGGVPGPICSLLQSEYQKLYNTEN, encoded by the coding sequence ATGCTGGTATTTTATAACGGTAAGATTTTAGATCTGGAAAATGTTACAGTATCTCCATTTGACAGAGCTTTTCAATTTGGAGATGGAGTTTACGAAGTAATAAGATATTACCCGAAATTCTTTTTTGAATATAAGACACATCTTGATCGTCTAAAAAGCAGCTTGAAGAAAATTGAAATTTCTTTTTCGGCTTTTGAAAACGTAGAAAAAATTTTATACGAACTTATTCAGAAGAATAATCTGGATGATCAGTTATCAATAGCATATATCCAGATTTCACGAGGGATACAATTTCCGCGCAGACATTATTTTAACGATAATATGGAACCGACAGTTTTTATGTATGTTGAAAAATTTCCTGCCAGACATGAAGAGATGCAAAACGGTGTTAGAGTTGGACTGGAAGAAGATATAAGATGGATGCACTGTGATATAAAAACAATTTCCTTATTACCGAATATTTTAACAAAACAAAGAGCAGTAAAGAATGGATTGACTGAAATTATTTGGCACCGCAATGGTTTCATAACTGAAGGAACTCAAACGAATGTATGCTTTATCAAAAATAGTGAGTTGATCACTCCACCTCTTAGTAACTTAATACTTCCCGGCATCACCCGCGGAATTGTTTTGAGATTATGTAAGAAGTTAGGAATTAGATATACGGAAAGAGATATTAAACTATCCGAACTAAACCATTTTGATGAAATACTTCTGCTTAGTACGACGGCTGAGGTAACTCCTGTTATTGAGATTGACGGAAATATTATTAATGGCGGTGTTCCGGGTCCAATTTGTAGTTTACTTCAAAGTGAATATCAAAAATTATATAATACTGAAAATTGA
- a CDS encoding EutN/CcmL family microcompartment protein, which produces MELAKVEGTIVSTAKSEKLHGYKLLLLNLINPDMSSSNNYVVAVDAVGAGEGEVVIVVRGSSARQAEKLTNVPTDSSIVAIVDSVEFKGKVVFRKS; this is translated from the coding sequence ATGGAATTAGCAAAAGTTGAAGGAACAATTGTATCCACAGCAAAATCGGAAAAACTTCACGGCTACAAATTACTTTTACTTAATCTGATTAATCCGGATATGAGTTCATCAAATAATTATGTTGTAGCGGTTGATGCTGTTGGTGCAGGAGAAGGCGAAGTTGTTATTGTTGTTCGCGGAAGTTCTGCCCGTCAAGCGGAAAAACTTACTAATGTTCCAACCGATTCGAGTATTGTTGCAATTGTAGATTCAGTTGAATTTAAGGGTAAAGTAGTTTTTAGAAAAAGTTGA
- a CDS encoding EutN/CcmL family microcompartment protein has translation MKLGRIQGKVWATVKDPKLNNCTLYILQPVDEDENPIGMAQVAVDTVSCREGDLVYWVGGGEATFAFPDRQIPSDVTIVGLVDRLDLKKL, from the coding sequence ATGAAACTCGGTAGAATTCAAGGAAAAGTTTGGGCAACTGTAAAAGATCCTAAATTAAATAATTGCACTCTATACATTCTTCAACCGGTTGACGAAGATGAAAATCCAATTGGTATGGCACAAGTTGCAGTTGATACCGTGAGCTGCCGCGAAGGTGATTTAGTTTACTGGGTTGGCGGTGGAGAAGCAACATTCGCTTTCCCTGATAGACAAATACCAAGCGATGTTACAATTGTTGGTTTAGTAGATAGACTGGATTTGAAAAAATTATGA
- a CDS encoding EutN/CcmL family microcompartment protein — MILGKVIGSIVSTIKHDSYRNKKIMLVRPITPDGKLKSGTMVAIDTVRAGEGDTVLVMSEGRSTMDILELKNREPLRSIIVGVVDRVDIISSQNKK, encoded by the coding sequence ATGATCCTCGGCAAAGTAATCGGAAGTATTGTTTCTACAATCAAACACGATTCCTATAGAAATAAAAAAATCATGCTTGTTCGTCCTATAACTCCAGATGGTAAATTGAAATCCGGAACAATGGTTGCAATAGATACTGTCCGTGCCGGTGAAGGAGATACTGTACTTGTAATGTCTGAAGGAAGAAGCACAATGGATATTCTTGAATTAAAGAATCGTGAACCTTTAAGAAGTATAATCGTTGGAGTTGTTGATAGAGTTGATATAATTTCAAGTCAAAATAAAAAATAG
- a CDS encoding cupin domain-containing protein — MEYQFGMTGFIFSKDHEWKNVGEGVRRKILGYEKDIMLVAVEFKKGGVGNLHKHPHKQISYLVKGSFEVTINDEKKIMKEGDVFLVLPNLDHGVTALEESMLIDVFTPYREDFI, encoded by the coding sequence ATGGAATATCAGTTCGGAATGACCGGATTTATTTTTAGCAAAGATCACGAATGGAAAAACGTAGGCGAAGGAGTTAGAAGAAAAATATTAGGTTATGAAAAAGATATTATGCTTGTTGCTGTTGAATTTAAAAAAGGAGGTGTAGGTAACCTTCATAAACACCCGCATAAACAAATTAGTTATTTGGTTAAAGGTTCGTTTGAAGTTACTATAAATGATGAGAAGAAAATTATGAAAGAAGGCGATGTATTTCTTGTGCTGCCAAATCTTGATCACGGTGTTACTGCATTAGAAGAAAGTATGTTAATAGATGTGTTTACACCTTACAGAGAAGATTTTATTTGA
- the pgl gene encoding 6-phosphogluconolactonase, with product MISKNPDIKIFSTTENAAECLAEDFFRMSEEYLRNKKNFYVALSGGNTPKIFFNKLVEKYKKKIKWENICFFWTDERCVQPTDSDSNYRMTKQYLLDKIQIPAENIYRIQGENDQLKEAERYSSVIKNIVPERNNLPSFDLTMLGIGSDGHTASIFPDQLHLIKSERICETAIHPLTFQKRITLTGTIINNSSQIIFFVTGKNKSKVVSDIINSAQISNSFPAAYIKPINGKLNWYLDKDAALNL from the coding sequence ATGATCTCTAAAAACCCAGACATAAAAATATTTTCTACTACTGAAAACGCTGCTGAATGTTTAGCTGAAGATTTCTTTAGAATGAGTGAAGAATATCTCCGCAATAAGAAAAATTTTTATGTAGCTCTTTCAGGCGGGAATACTCCTAAAATATTTTTTAATAAACTTGTAGAAAAATATAAAAAGAAAATCAAATGGGAGAACATTTGTTTTTTCTGGACAGATGAGAGATGTGTACAACCGACCGACAGCGACAGCAATTACAGAATGACAAAACAATATCTGCTTGACAAAATTCAAATACCGGCAGAAAATATTTACAGAATTCAAGGTGAGAATGATCAGTTGAAAGAAGCAGAACGATATTCTTCAGTTATAAAAAATATTGTTCCGGAAAGAAATAACTTACCATCATTTGATTTAACAATGCTTGGAATAGGAAGCGATGGACATACTGCATCAATTTTTCCGGACCAACTTCATTTGATTAAGTCTGAAAGGATTTGTGAGACAGCAATTCATCCGTTGACATTTCAAAAAAGAATTACACTAACCGGGACAATAATCAACAACTCATCGCAGATTATTTTTTTTGTTACCGGAAAGAATAAATCAAAAGTTGTTTCAGATATAATAAATAGTGCACAAATATCAAATTCATTTCCTGCCGCATATATTAAACCAATTAATGGAAAACTGAATTGGTATTTAGATAAAGATGCGGCATTGAATCTTTAA
- the zwf gene encoding glucose-6-phosphate dehydrogenase: MEKPADCILVIFGASGDLTNRKLIPAIFELLNQNLLPNKFVVLGVGRTEMTDESFRKKMEVGLKNFSGNKNYNNETLHQFLEKLYYVSINTEYVNDFELLKRKLESLDSEHQTGGNYLFYLATPPILYEQIAGNLGSVELQKECDGYRRLILEKPFGYDLTSAIKLNLKLHETFNEEQIYRIDHYLGKETVQNLLVTRFANGIFEPLWNRNYVQYVEITSAESIGVESRGGYYDSSGALRDMVQNHLLQMVGLTAMEPPSTFDSNSIRNETLKVFQSLRPFREEDVDKNVIRGQYISSKIKGEKVAGYREEKGVDSKSRTETFVAVKFYIDNWRWGGVPFYVRAGKRLPTRVTEIVIHFKPTPHYLFSKEEEGNSSNQLIIRIQPDEGILLKFGMKVPGAGFNVKNVNMDFHYSDLSNVHVPGAYERLLYDAMVGDSTLYTRADAVEAAWKFVEPIQKAWGNNSNIKIHGYPAGTWGPDKADDLIAEDKTWRYPCKNLADDGNYCEL, translated from the coding sequence ATGGAAAAACCTGCTGATTGTATTTTAGTAATATTTGGCGCTTCAGGCGATCTTACCAATCGGAAATTAATTCCGGCAATTTTTGAATTGCTAAACCAAAATCTTCTTCCTAATAAATTTGTAGTTCTTGGTGTGGGGAGAACAGAAATGACTGATGAGAGTTTCCGGAAAAAAATGGAAGTAGGTTTAAAGAATTTCTCCGGGAATAAAAATTATAACAATGAAACACTTCATCAATTCCTCGAAAAATTATACTATGTTTCTATAAATACAGAGTATGTTAATGATTTTGAATTATTAAAAAGAAAATTAGAATCACTTGATTCTGAGCATCAAACCGGCGGAAATTATTTATTCTATCTAGCAACTCCGCCAATTTTGTATGAACAAATAGCCGGGAATCTTGGATCGGTTGAGCTTCAAAAAGAATGTGATGGGTATAGAAGACTAATTCTTGAAAAACCTTTTGGTTATGATCTAACTTCGGCAATAAAATTAAATTTAAAATTACATGAAACGTTTAATGAAGAACAGATTTACAGAATAGATCATTATCTTGGAAAAGAGACTGTACAAAATTTATTAGTTACAAGATTTGCAAATGGAATATTTGAGCCGCTCTGGAATAGAAATTATGTCCAATATGTCGAGATAACTTCCGCCGAAAGTATTGGAGTTGAAAGCCGAGGCGGATATTATGATTCATCCGGTGCTCTTCGTGATATGGTTCAAAATCATTTACTGCAGATGGTCGGTTTAACAGCTATGGAACCGCCTTCAACATTTGATTCAAACTCAATTCGAAATGAAACATTAAAAGTTTTTCAATCACTCCGTCCTTTTAGAGAAGAAGATGTTGATAAAAATGTTATACGGGGTCAATACATTTCTTCAAAAATAAAAGGTGAAAAAGTTGCCGGATACAGAGAAGAAAAAGGCGTTGATTCGAAATCCCGAACAGAAACATTTGTTGCTGTCAAATTTTATATTGATAATTGGAGATGGGGCGGAGTACCATTCTATGTCCGCGCAGGCAAAAGACTTCCTACACGTGTTACAGAAATCGTAATTCATTTCAAACCAACACCGCATTATTTATTTTCAAAAGAAGAAGAGGGTAATTCAAGTAATCAACTTATAATTCGTATTCAACCTGATGAAGGAATTCTGTTAAAATTTGGAATGAAAGTTCCCGGTGCCGGTTTCAATGTTAAAAATGTGAACATGGATTTTCATTATTCGGATTTATCAAATGTTCATGTTCCGGGTGCGTACGAACGACTTCTTTATGATGCTATGGTTGGTGATTCAACTTTGTATACAAGAGCAGATGCAGTTGAAGCTGCGTGGAAATTTGTAGAACCGATTCAAAAAGCTTGGGGAAATAATAGTAACATAAAAATCCATGGCTATCCGGCAGGAACGTGGGGACCTGATAAAGCAGACGATTTGATTGCTGAAGATAAAACATGGCGCTATCCATGTAAAAATCTTGCTGATGATGGAAATTATTGCGAGCTATAA